From the genome of Flavobacterium luteolum, one region includes:
- a CDS encoding ADP-ribosylglycohydrolase family protein has protein sequence MKSKIESGLFGLAVGDALGVPVEFQSRAYLKANPVTEMFGFGTHHQPIGTWSDDSSLAFCLAESLCSGYDLTDIAKNFVKWYSAEMWTPHGRVFDIGIATTHAIHNIAKGHQPDLCGGFSESDNGNGSLMRILPLVFYLQKEKDIEVIYKKVKEVSSITHAHFRSVFACFIYVIYCLEILKDKDKLEAYKEMQIVVAKFLESKEFNSTEIGLFDRILKNDISEYPENEIYSSGYVLHSLEASLWCFLNSDSYKETVLKAVNLGEDTDTTGAIAGGLAGIYYGMESMPQKWIDNLVRFNDVKDLAIRLSQKI, from the coding sequence ATGAAAAGTAAAATAGAATCAGGTTTATTTGGATTAGCGGTTGGTGATGCTTTGGGCGTTCCGGTAGAATTTCAGTCGAGAGCCTATTTAAAAGCAAATCCAGTTACTGAAATGTTTGGTTTTGGAACACACCATCAACCAATTGGAACTTGGAGTGATGATAGCTCGCTTGCCTTTTGTCTAGCGGAAAGTTTATGCTCGGGTTATGATTTAACTGATATCGCTAAGAATTTTGTGAAATGGTATTCCGCAGAAATGTGGACACCGCATGGACGAGTTTTCGATATTGGAATAGCGACTACTCATGCGATTCACAATATAGCGAAAGGGCATCAGCCAGATTTATGCGGAGGATTTTCTGAAAGCGATAACGGCAATGGTTCCTTAATGCGTATTTTGCCATTGGTTTTTTATCTTCAGAAAGAGAAAGATATAGAAGTCATTTATAAAAAAGTAAAAGAAGTTTCGTCAATAACGCATGCTCATTTCCGTTCAGTTTTTGCTTGTTTTATTTATGTTATTTATTGTTTGGAGATTCTAAAAGATAAAGATAAATTAGAAGCTTATAAAGAAATGCAAATTGTTGTTGCAAAATTTCTAGAAAGCAAAGAATTTAATTCAACGGAAATTGGATTGTTTGATAGGATTTTGAAAAATGATATTTCTGAATATCCAGAAAATGAAATTTATTCATCCGGTTATGTTCTTCATAGTTTAGAAGCAAGCCTTTGGTGTTTTTTAAATTCAGATTCTTATAAAGAAACGGTTTTAAAAGCAGTTAATTTAGGTGAAGATACCGATACAACGGGCGCAATTGCAGGAGGATTGGCGGGAATTTATTACGGAATGGAAAGCATGCCACAAAAATGGATTGACAATTTGGTCAGATTTAATGATGTTAAAGATTTAGCAATACGATTATCACAAAAAATATAA
- a CDS encoding metallophosphoesterase family protein, translated as MKRTLVFGDIHGGLKALIQLLERINYSENDRFIFLGDYVDGWSESKQLIDFLVDLSQKQECIFIKGNHDSWCQEWLQNDAVNDIWFLHGGKSTIESYKGIDSSDKEKHLEFFNGMKDYFVDENNNLFIHAGFSSMHGPEKEHYKTNYSWDRTLWEMALTMDKRIQKDSLSYPKRLLLFNEIYIGHTPTLHYNVEIPMKGCNVWNIDTGAGFYGKLSCIDIQTKEFWQSDVVQTFYPNEKGRNK; from the coding sequence ATGAAAAGAACCTTAGTTTTTGGAGATATTCACGGCGGATTAAAAGCATTAATTCAGTTGTTAGAAAGAATTAATTATTCAGAAAATGACCGATTTATTTTTCTAGGTGATTATGTTGACGGTTGGAGCGAATCTAAACAGTTAATTGATTTCCTTGTTGATTTATCTCAAAAACAGGAATGTATTTTTATAAAAGGAAATCATGATTCTTGGTGTCAGGAATGGTTACAGAATGATGCTGTAAATGATATTTGGTTTTTGCACGGAGGAAAATCGACTATAGAAAGTTATAAGGGAATTGATTCTTCAGATAAAGAAAAGCATCTCGAATTCTTCAACGGAATGAAAGATTACTTTGTAGACGAAAACAATAATTTGTTTATTCACGCTGGATTTTCATCTATGCATGGACCAGAAAAAGAGCATTATAAAACCAATTATTCTTGGGATAGAACACTTTGGGAAATGGCTTTAACGATGGATAAAAGAATCCAAAAAGATTCACTTTCATACCCAAAACGATTATTGCTTTTTAATGAAATTTATATCGGTCATACGCCAACACTTCATTATAATGTCGAAATTCCTATGAAAGGATGCAATGTCTGGAATATTGATACTGGAGCAGGTTTTTATGGAAAATTAAGCTGTATAGATATTCAAACAAAAGAATTTTGGCAGAGTGATGTCGTACAGACATTTTATCCAAATGAAAAAGGAAGAAATAAATAA
- a CDS encoding ADP-ribosylglycohydrolase family protein → MILEAAIGDAYGAGFEFRDLDFISKNNNLTQYDKHGMYTEIYKKYTDDTQMAIAISELLLEDDNWNEIKVADKFVEVFHRDKRRGYSDRVYNALDASKNGSDFIKIIDNGSSGNGSAMRAYSIGHLKDIKQILEFCEIQAKTSHNTVEGISCAKRIALAVHYFKYNLGDGSTLIDFLNQTLKENENYRITSPIDMHGYPTTQAVIKMVSEAVSMKDCLKTGISYGGDTDTVAALSMAILSQKQNCEKTLPLFLHEELENDKFGKDFLIQLDIALKNKFS, encoded by the coding sequence ATGATTTTAGAAGCAGCAATAGGCGATGCATATGGTGCAGGTTTCGAGTTTAGAGATTTAGATTTTATTTCTAAAAACAACAATCTGACTCAGTATGATAAACACGGAATGTATACAGAGATTTATAAAAAATATACTGATGATACTCAAATGGCAATTGCTATTTCAGAATTGCTGCTTGAAGATGATAATTGGAACGAGATAAAAGTAGCAGATAAGTTTGTTGAGGTATTTCATAGAGATAAAAGAAGAGGATATTCAGACAGAGTCTATAACGCTTTGGATGCCAGTAAAAATGGTTCAGATTTTATCAAAATAATCGATAATGGAAGCAGCGGAAATGGTTCTGCAATGAGAGCGTATTCAATTGGACATTTAAAAGATATCAAACAAATATTGGAGTTCTGTGAGATTCAGGCAAAAACTTCGCATAATACAGTTGAAGGAATAAGCTGTGCTAAACGCATCGCTTTGGCAGTTCATTATTTTAAATATAATCTTGGTGATGGATCTACTTTGATAGATTTTTTGAACCAGACTTTAAAGGAGAATGAAAATTATAGAATTACTTCTCCAATTGATATGCATGGATATCCAACGACACAAGCTGTAATTAAAATGGTTTCTGAAGCTGTTTCTATGAAAGATTGTCTAAAAACAGGAATAAGTTACGGCGGAGATACCGATACTGTTGCAGCATTGTCTATGGCAATTTTAAGTCAGAAACAGAATTGTGAGAAGACATTGCCTTTGTTTCTACATGAAGAGTTGGAAAATGATAAATTCGGAAAAGATTTTCTAATTCAATTGGATATTGCACTGAAAAACAAGTTTAGTTAA
- a CDS encoding RNA 2'-phosphotransferase — MNENIAKSVSKFLSLVLRHSPEKIGLKLDENGWADVNELIEKCTKKGNRLDAELLDYVVENNDKKRFAYNEDKTRIRASQGHSISVELNLAETEPLEYLYHGTVGKFMESIQKEGLKKMSRQHVHLSKDKETATKVGSRRGVPQILTVRSGAMYRDGFKFYLSENNVWLTDEVPSKYIEFKS, encoded by the coding sequence ATGAATGAAAATATAGCAAAGAGCGTCAGCAAATTTTTGAGTTTGGTGCTCAGACATTCGCCAGAAAAAATCGGATTAAAATTAGACGAAAACGGTTGGGCAGATGTCAATGAATTGATAGAAAAATGTACTAAAAAAGGGAATCGTCTCGATGCCGAACTTTTAGATTACGTAGTAGAAAATAACGATAAAAAGCGTTTTGCTTATAACGAAGATAAAACTAGAATCCGTGCAAGTCAAGGACATTCAATTTCGGTTGAATTGAATTTAGCAGAAACAGAACCTCTAGAATATCTGTATCACGGAACTGTTGGGAAATTCATGGAAAGTATTCAGAAAGAAGGTTTGAAAAAAATGAGCCGTCAGCATGTGCATCTTTCCAAAGACAAAGAAACCGCAACAAAAGTAGGAAGCAGAAGGGGAGTTCCACAAATTTTAACCGTTAGAAGTGGTGCAATGTACAGAGACGGATTTAAATTTTATTTGTCTGAAAACAATGTTTGGTTGACAGATGAAGTTCCTTCAAAGTATATCGAATTTAAATCTTAA
- a CDS encoding NADAR family protein: MKYNINTIAPESKFLFFWGHQPSKDGMITKTCFSQWWLSSFEVNGVTYKTAEHWMMAKKAELFNDQEILEKIIKCNSPAEAKKLGRKVRNYDDKIWLENRFEIVKEGNFHKFNRNLDLKTFLLSTNDRVIVEASPVDPIWGIGMASDHTEALNPEKWKGLNLLGFALMEARDELK, encoded by the coding sequence ATGAAATACAATATAAATACTATAGCTCCAGAAAGTAAATTTTTATTTTTCTGGGGACATCAGCCAAGTAAAGACGGGATGATTACTAAAACCTGTTTCAGCCAATGGTGGTTAAGTTCTTTTGAAGTTAATGGCGTGACTTACAAAACAGCTGAACATTGGATGATGGCTAAGAAAGCGGAATTATTTAATGATCAGGAAATTTTAGAAAAGATCATAAAATGCAATTCGCCCGCTGAAGCCAAAAAGTTAGGCCGTAAAGTAAGAAACTACGATGATAAAATCTGGTTAGAAAACCGATTTGAAATCGTAAAAGAAGGGAACTTTCATAAGTTCAATCGAAATCTTGACTTGAAAACCTTTCTGTTAAGTACAAACGATAGAGTAATTGTAGAAGCAAGTCCTGTTGATCCAATTTGGGGAATCGGAATGGCAAGTGATCATACAGAGGCTCTAAATCCTGAAAAGTGGAAAGGTTTGAATCTTTTAGGTTTTGCTTTAATGGAAGCTCGGGATGAATTAAAATAA
- the prs gene encoding ribose-phosphate diphosphokinase yields the protein MILNLDPKFAPFQNQEEIKFQSFTFSGGEPHIKIAPDFDVNKKVTITHRLNSFNDLGLLCVTVDALRRMDVKIIDLFIPYFPAARQDRVMIPGEPLSVKVYADIINAMQLNKVFVFDAHSEVTPALLNNSTVIPNYTFIKEVLNRIGQNVKLISPDGGALKKIYKVSEFLGGVEVVECSKSRDVKTGKLSGFKVYEDDLNGMDCLIVDDICDGGGTFVGLAEELKKKNAGKLYLAVSHGIFNKGFEVLNCFDGIFTTNSFKDFEGESVQVIGLDQLV from the coding sequence TGATACTAAATCTTGACCCAAAATTCGCTCCTTTTCAAAATCAGGAAGAAATCAAATTTCAAAGTTTTACATTTTCTGGTGGAGAACCACACATTAAAATTGCTCCAGATTTTGATGTCAATAAAAAAGTAACCATTACACATCGATTAAATTCATTCAACGATTTAGGCTTGTTATGCGTTACGGTTGATGCTTTGCGCAGAATGGATGTTAAAATCATAGATCTTTTTATTCCGTATTTTCCAGCTGCAAGACAAGATCGTGTTATGATTCCTGGCGAACCGTTATCTGTTAAAGTATATGCTGATATTATAAATGCAATGCAATTGAACAAAGTTTTTGTTTTTGATGCGCACTCTGAGGTTACTCCAGCTTTGTTGAATAATAGTACAGTGATTCCGAACTATACTTTCATCAAAGAAGTGTTGAATAGAATTGGTCAAAACGTAAAATTGATTTCTCCAGATGGTGGCGCTTTAAAAAAGATCTATAAAGTTTCTGAGTTTTTAGGCGGAGTTGAGGTGGTAGAGTGCAGTAAAAGTCGCGATGTAAAAACAGGAAAATTATCTGGTTTTAAAGTATATGAAGATGATTTAAACGGAATGGATTGTTTAATTGTAGATGATATCTGCGATGGAGGAGGAACTTTCGTAGGATTAGCAGAAGAACTAAAAAAGAAAAATGCCGGAAAATTATACTTAGCGGTAAGCCACGGAATTTTTAATAAAGGTTTTGAAGTTTTAAACTGCTTCGACGGAATTTTTACCACAAATTCTTTTAAAGATTTTGAGGGAGAAAGTGTTCAGGTAATTGGATTGGATCAATTAGTTTAA